The segment GCATCCAAGAAACAGCGGAAAAGCTAATGGTGCCAATCCTATACTTGGTTGATTCTGCTGGAGCAAGGATCACTGATCAGCTTGATATGTTCCCGAACCGACGTGGAGCTGGGAAAATATTTTACAATCAAGTAAAACTATCCGGGATGGTTCCACAGGTATGTCTATTATTCGGTCCTTCTGCTGCAGGTGGTGCTTATATTCCTGCCTTCTGTGACATCGTCGTGATGGTGGATGGAAATGCATCCATGTACTTAGGGTCCCCACGTATGGCGGAGAAGGTAATCGGTGAAAAGGTTACCCTTGAGGAAATGGGTGGAGCAAGAATGCACTGTTCAGTAAGTGGCTGTGGCGATGTTCTTGCTGCTACCGAAGAAGAGGCAATTCAGCATGCCCGCAAATATCTTGAGTACTTTCCGGGGAGCTATCAGGAGAAAACCAAAGTGGTGGACGCTATCAGCCCGAAAGAGGGAAGAACGCTTACTGATATCATCCCTGTAAACCAGAATGCGCCTTTTGATATGTATGAAGCAATCGATCAACTGATTGATGCCAACAGTTTTTTTGAAATCAAAAAGCTTTTCGCACCTGAACTTATTACTGGCTTTGCACGAATGGACGGCAAGGTGGTAGGCATCATTGCTAACCAGCCGAAAGTAAAAGGCGGAGTCCTGTTCGTCGATTCGGCCGATAAGGGAGCCAAATTCATTCAGCTGTGTGACGCTTATCATATACCATTACTTTTCCTTGCGGATGTTCCAGGGTTTATGATTGGCACAAAAGTGGAACGTGCCGGAATCATCCGTCATGGCGCCAAGCTCATTGCGGCGATGAGCTCTGCAACAGTGCCAAAGATCTCAGTATTGGTGAGGAAAGCATACGGTGCAGGTCTTTATGCCATGGCAGGCCCTGCGTTCGAACCAGATTGCTGTATTGCACTACCTACTGCGCAAATAGCAGTTATGGGACCGGAAGCGGCAGTGAATGCGGTCTATTCGAATAAAATTAATGAGATTGAAGACCCAAAAGAACGCATTGCCTTTGTTCAAGAGAAACATCAGGAATACAAAGAACACATTGATATTTATAAGCTTGCTTCGGAAATGATTGTAGATGATATCGTTCCTGCTAAAGATTTGCGTGAAGTGCTAATCAGCCGTTTCCATTATTATTCAGGTAAGCAGATGACATTCAGTCACCGTAAGCATCCTGTGTATCCTGTATAAAAAATCAAAACTGCTCAGGTCTCGCCAAGGGATTCTGAGTAGTTTTTTATTATAGGCTGTTTTCGTAAACTTTGATGCTATTTCGTAAATTCAATCATCCGTTATATTACTTACTGTCGTGCTCTTTGCCCGGTTTACTTAGAATACTACTTGCAATTTCTGGAGT is part of the Sutcliffiella sp. FSL R7-0096 genome and harbors:
- a CDS encoding acyl-CoA carboxylase subunit beta, with product MIKTTNDLDQEFQETVDTIKRGGSEKYHEKLKEQNKLFVRDRLALLFDNGQYEEDGLFANNKAKGLPADGVVTAIGKINGQKVCVMANDSTVKAGSWGARTVEKIIRIQETAEKLMVPILYLVDSAGARITDQLDMFPNRRGAGKIFYNQVKLSGMVPQVCLLFGPSAAGGAYIPAFCDIVVMVDGNASMYLGSPRMAEKVIGEKVTLEEMGGARMHCSVSGCGDVLAATEEEAIQHARKYLEYFPGSYQEKTKVVDAISPKEGRTLTDIIPVNQNAPFDMYEAIDQLIDANSFFEIKKLFAPELITGFARMDGKVVGIIANQPKVKGGVLFVDSADKGAKFIQLCDAYHIPLLFLADVPGFMIGTKVERAGIIRHGAKLIAAMSSATVPKISVLVRKAYGAGLYAMAGPAFEPDCCIALPTAQIAVMGPEAAVNAVYSNKINEIEDPKERIAFVQEKHQEYKEHIDIYKLASEMIVDDIVPAKDLREVLISRFHYYSGKQMTFSHRKHPVYPV